One window of the Eucalyptus grandis isolate ANBG69807.140 chromosome 8, ASM1654582v1, whole genome shotgun sequence genome contains the following:
- the LOC104415603 gene encoding serine/arginine-rich splicing factor SR30 isoform X1, producing the protein MSNRLSRTIYVGNLPGDIRKREIEDLFYKYGPIVDIELKIPARPPGYAFVEFEDRRDAEDAIYGRDGYEFDGYRLRVELAHGGQRSPVDRYRSYSGSSSSSRSRRSDYRVLVTGLPSSASWQDLKDHMRRAGDVCFSEVYPDRRGVIGIVDYSNYDDMKYAIRKLDDSLFRNAFSRAYIRVKEYDSHRSRSRSPSRSPNYSRSRSPSYSNRSRSKSPRPKHSRRSPSVSPARSVSLRSPSRSRSRSRSPISPSYRKEERRGQSLSRSPRRSVSRSASPSGRSD; encoded by the exons ATGAGCAACCGATTGAGCCGCACCATTTATGTTGGCAATCTCCCTGGGGACATTCGCAAAAGGGAAATCGAAGATTTGTTCTACAAG TATGGCCCTATTGTTGACATTGAGTTGAAGATCCCTGCAAGGCCACCGGGTTATGCATTTGTTGAG TTTGAAGATCGTCGTGATGCTGAAGATGCAATTTATGGTCGTGATGGATATGAATTTGATGGCTACCGGTTGCGA GTTGAACTTGCTCATGGGGGACAGAGGTCGCCTGTGGACCGGTACCGGAGTTACAgtggcagcagcagcagcagccgttCAAGGCGTTCTGACTATCGCG TATTGGTCACTGGATTACCTTCCTCAGCTTCATGGCAAGATCTGAAG GATCATATGCGTCGTGCTGGAGATGTCTGTTTTTCTGAGGTGTATCCTGATCGGCGTG GTGTGATAGGAATTGTCGATTATAGTAATtatgatgacatgaaatatgCG ATCAGAAAACTGGATGATTCTCTATTCAGGAATGCCTTCAGTCGAGCTTATATACGG GTCAAAGAATATGATTCACATCGAAGCCGCTCTAGAAGTCCCAGTCGTAGTCCCAATTATTCGAGGAGCCGCAGCCCCAGCTACAGCAACCGGAGTAGAAG CAAGTCTCCAAGGCCCAAGCACTCGCGACGGTCTCCATCTGTGTCTCCAGCAAGGTCTGTTTCTCTGCGGTCACCTTCAAG GTCCAGATCAAGATCAAGATCTCCAATATCACCT TCATACAGGAAAGAGGAACGCAGGGGACAGAGTCTGAGCAGAAGCCCCAGAAGGAGTGTATCTCGGTCCGCCTCACCATCT GGCAGGTCTGATTGA
- the LOC104415603 gene encoding serine/arginine-rich splicing factor SR30 isoform X2, giving the protein MSNRLSRTIYVGNLPGDIRKREIEDLFYKYGPIVDIELKIPARPPGYAFVEFEDRRDAEDAIYGRDGYEFDGYRLRVELAHGGQRSPVDRYRSYSGSSSSSRSRRSDYRVLVTGLPSSASWQDLKDHMRRAGDVCFSEVYPDRRGVIGIVDYSNYDDMKYAIRKLDDSLFRNAFSRAYIRVKEYDSHRSRSRSPSRSPNYSRSRSPSYSNRSRSKSPRPKHSRRSPSVSPARSVSLRSPSRSRSRSRSPISPSYRKEERRGQSLSRSPRRSVSRSASPSV; this is encoded by the exons ATGAGCAACCGATTGAGCCGCACCATTTATGTTGGCAATCTCCCTGGGGACATTCGCAAAAGGGAAATCGAAGATTTGTTCTACAAG TATGGCCCTATTGTTGACATTGAGTTGAAGATCCCTGCAAGGCCACCGGGTTATGCATTTGTTGAG TTTGAAGATCGTCGTGATGCTGAAGATGCAATTTATGGTCGTGATGGATATGAATTTGATGGCTACCGGTTGCGA GTTGAACTTGCTCATGGGGGACAGAGGTCGCCTGTGGACCGGTACCGGAGTTACAgtggcagcagcagcagcagccgttCAAGGCGTTCTGACTATCGCG TATTGGTCACTGGATTACCTTCCTCAGCTTCATGGCAAGATCTGAAG GATCATATGCGTCGTGCTGGAGATGTCTGTTTTTCTGAGGTGTATCCTGATCGGCGTG GTGTGATAGGAATTGTCGATTATAGTAATtatgatgacatgaaatatgCG ATCAGAAAACTGGATGATTCTCTATTCAGGAATGCCTTCAGTCGAGCTTATATACGG GTCAAAGAATATGATTCACATCGAAGCCGCTCTAGAAGTCCCAGTCGTAGTCCCAATTATTCGAGGAGCCGCAGCCCCAGCTACAGCAACCGGAGTAGAAG CAAGTCTCCAAGGCCCAAGCACTCGCGACGGTCTCCATCTGTGTCTCCAGCAAGGTCTGTTTCTCTGCGGTCACCTTCAAG GTCCAGATCAAGATCAAGATCTCCAATATCACCT TCATACAGGAAAGAGGAACGCAGGGGACAGAGTCTGAGCAGAAGCCCCAGAAGGAGTGTATCTCGGTCCGCCTCACCATCT GTCTGA
- the LOC104415604 gene encoding uncharacterized protein LOC104415604: MAESKTTMEAVRHWVVEHKLRTVGCLWLSGITGSIAYNWSQPAMKTSVKIIHARLHAQALTLAALAGAAAVEYYEHRSGAKTDRPSKYLPVQSFSHKD, from the exons ATGGCGGAATCCAAGACCACCATGGAAGCCGTGAGGCATTGGGTCGTCGAGCACAAGCTTAGGACCGTCG GGTGTCTCTGGCTCAGCGGTATTACGGGTTCGATCGCATACAACTGGTCTCAGCCCGCCATGAAAACTAGCGTCAAGATCATTCATGCTAG GTTGCATGCTCAAGCATTGACACTGGCTGCTTTAGCTGGTGCTGCAGCGGTCGAGTACTATGAGCACAGATCAGGAGCTAAGACTGACCGCCCCTCAAAATATCTTCCTGTGCAATCTTTCTCACATAAGGATTAA